The Sinorhizobium fredii USDA 257 DNA segment GGTCGACAAACTCAACCCCTATGAAGTAAGCGGCCTCCTAGACCGCTCGATTGACACCATCCGCGATGTGCGCGAACAGACTGGTGTCGCAAGTTCATATATGCAGGGCGTTGTGGTTTGTCTTCGAATATCCTCAGAGCGCGTTGGCCACCTCTCTGAGGAGGATGTCAGGCGGTCCCTCGTCACTGCCGCGGAAGTCCTGAGTGCATTGGTGTCAAACCGTGTCGATTGAGCTGTTCGCGCCGCCGGAGTCCGGATCACTCCAGCTATCATCGATCCCGCAAACCGATGCGGCGAATTCGGCTGCAATCTCGACAGGTTTTGCCGAAGATCGCTTCAGTCGACGCTGCTTATTGGAACCGGCGTATCCGATTCGCGACGATGTCGAATACACGACATAGGCGTGTCGAGAGGCAGCTTCTTGTTTGGAAACGATTTCTCGTTGGCATGATACATGCAGGCTAACCCGCAAATGCCCGAGTTGATGACTTGTGAGGAGGATGCAGGACTAACCCGCAAGAGTGCAGTTCGGGGTGCGTCAGCCTTCCCCGGGCAACGAGGATCCGAACAGCAAGGGGGCGGCAAATAGGAAAGCAACGGCCGCGAGGGCATTTAACAGTGGGTGCTGTGCGAGGATCAGTCCCTTGCAATGGCTAGCCGCCGATAACGTTGTAGAAAAATAGACAAGGAGTGCTCAATGGTCTTCACTGGAAAATGTGATCTGCGGAGTCCGCTGCTCGGACGACGCCTGCGCTTAGGATTCATCGGCGGCGGAAAGGGGGGGCTTGTTGGACGATGGCATTTCGCTGGGGCCCGGCTGTCGAACCACTGGGAAATTGTTGCGGGAGCTCTTTCTTCGGACCCGGAAAACGCGCACGCTTCGGCTGCAGAGTGGATGATAGCGCCGGACCGGTCGTACAGCGACTGGAACGCTATGGCAACAGCAGAAGCCGCAAGGGACGATGGTATAGAGGCAGTCTCGATCGTGACGCCAAACTGGACACACCATCGGATCGCGACGGCATTTCTGAAGGCCGGCATTGATGTAATACTAGACAAGCCCATGACCACAACAGTTTCCGACGCCCGAGAACTCGTGGAGTTACAAAGAGCGACGGATCGCCTGGTCATCATGACTTACCCGTATGCACATCACGCGATGGTTCGCCAAGCTAAGCACATGATCCGAAATGGGGCCGTCGGCACGGTCCGGCAGGCCCATGTGGAGTATGTTCAGGAGTGGGCGACAGCGCCCTTCCCGTCCGACGCGAAGGGGGCAATGTGGCGGCAAGATCCCGAGAAGGTGGGCCGCGCGTCGGCCACCGGAGATATCGGCACGCACGCTTATCATCTCCTGCACACAATGACCGGACAGGACATTGCCAGGCTCAGGGCTGAGTTTCACACCTGTGGCGCTGTGAAGGCGATGGAAGACACCGCCTACGTCACTTTCCGTCTCGAGAATGGTGCACCTGGGATCCTTTGGGTAACGCAAGCTGCTCCTGGCCAATATTGCGGTCTTCGAATTCGCGTGTGGGGCGACAGAGGCGGGCTTGAGTGGGATCAGGAAAAACCTGAAGTGCTGCGCTATGTGCCTTTAGGGGAGCAGGAGCAGATTTTTGTGCGAGGCCACGGTAGTGGAATAGTACCCGAAGCAGAACGCCTGATACATCTACCGCGGGGACATGGCGAAGCTTTAGTGGATGCATGGGCAAATCTCTATGCCGAGGCTGGCGTGGCGGTAGCCGCACGCCGCGCAGGGTATGCTCTCCCGAAAGATAGCGTTGAGCTTTCCGGGGCTGAGGACGGGCTCAAAGGTATGTTGTTCATCGATGCTTGTGCCGACAGCCACGAATCTGGCGGATCTTGGGTTTCGATAAGCGGTGAATCCATTCCCAACTTTTGCTGAGCTGAGCGGCCAAAGTTCGGGCGCCCGCTGTTTGGCTGAAGCGTCTTTGAGCGCTGCGAGGCTTTCGCCCGATCCACGATGTTTTCGGCTCCGATTGTCCGGAAGGCGCGCCAGATAAGGGCACTATGTCTCCATAGACCTCTTCGCTGTTTCGCCGGGGAAACGGGATCGGGCGAGCGGATCCTGCTCCTGCGCCGGTGATTGGCAACCTCGGCTGTGTTTAGAGTGGGATGATTTTAGATCCGTTCATATCCGCTCTTTGAATAGTTCTGGCATTCTTTAGGTGAAACGGTTTGGAGGATGGTTGCGAGCGCGTCATGGATGGCGTTGCGGCTTCTGGCCTGCGCCTCGCGTAGCCGGTGCTTGATCTTGGCGAAGAGCTTTTCGATCGGATTGAGATCGGGGGAGTATTGCGGCAGGAAGAACAGCCGCGCGCCGGCCTTGCGGATGGCGGTGCGGATCGCCCCGGCCTTGGGCGAGCCGAGAGTAAGCGCGATTTTCCCCGCACATTGACGCCGGCCATTTCGACGGATCGTCTTGGCGTTGGGAACGGCATCTGGTCAGGCGGTGGCAGTCTGTGCGAAGTTGAAGGGTAGCAGGTCGTCGATATCGGCGTCGACAGCGCGTTGGGGCAGTTCGGTTAGGGCGTGGCGCAACCACGTTAACGGTTCGACGCCGCAGGCGCGGCAGGTCAGCATGAGGCTGTAGATGACGGCGCTGGCCTTGGCTCCATCGGTGGTATCGCTAAACAGCCAACTCTTTCTGCCGGTCGCAAAAACTCTGATGTCGCGCTCCAGGAGGTTGTTGTCGATCGGCATCCTGCCATCGTCCGTGTAGCGCGTCAGATAATCCCACTGGTTCAGAGTGTAGGACACGGCATCGCCCAGCTTGGTGTCCGGCAAGACCTTCGGCGCGATTTCATCGAGCCATACCTTGAGAGCGGTGAGGACGGGTATGCTGTGTTGCTGTCGGAATCGGCGAACGCTGTCGGCCTTCGTCTCGCCGGTATCAGGCTTCTTGCTTCTTGTCTCGCGCTTGCCTTTCAATCCGATAGAGTTGTTCGAAGAACCGGAGAGCCTGCTCGGGTGGACCGCCACCTTTCTTTCTGGCCTTGAGGGCATCGACGAAGCGCCGCCTCGAATGGGCCATGCATCCGATATGGATCGCGCCATTCAGCGTGCGCCAGGCGGTGTAGCCATCGCTCATCAAGGTGCCGCGGTAATCGCCGAGGAAGGTCTGGGGGTGAACCTGGCCGCGGCCCGGCTGATAATCGAGAAGCACGATCGGCTCGTCACTGTCGTCGCCGCTCCGATAGGCCCACATATAGGGGTCAGAACAAGAACTGTTCCCCCAGACACGCGGCCTTTATCAACCAAAGACAGCGACTGCTGATTTGACGATGATCCCACCATCCGGACTTCTGCGCATTTGACGGCCGGTAGCAGCGCGAAAGACTTGCAGCAATTGCAGCGCCGGCGGCACCCGTGACCACAGGGTTTTCATGCGTTCCCTGCCATTTCGGCTTTTCCGCACTGCCTGGCCCGTAACAATGCGCTGTGACCAGCGGAAGCCGATCTCGTGGAAATACAAGTCGGCATGCTGCGGGCTGATATGATGAAAGACGCCGGCAATTGTGCGGCGGACGCGGGAATTGAAACCTTCGACCGAATTGACATGGACGGCGTCGCGAACGTATTCGCGGCTGGAATGCTTCACGGTGTCATGCCTGGCATAGTTCTCGCCAAGGGCTATGAACGCTGTCGCCTCATCGCTCATCAAGCAGGCATGGGGTTCGATCTGCGTTTCGACGGCGCGCGCCGCTGCACGTAGCGAAAGACCAGTCACCACCGCAGCCCGCGCGTCACCGGCCGGAGTGCCGGGTGTGACGTCATCTGGTCGCTGCACCATCACCATGACCGGTGTCTTCTGGGTATTCGGCAGACCTTTTCGGCCTCGTCCAGGCGGCGGATCGTCCGGATTTATTCTCGGTCGCCCACCAAGATGAAAATGGTCGATCTCCACCGTGCCATCGAGCATGTGCTCGCGCGCCGCCATGAGACGCAGCGCGTGTCCCATCCGCCAGGCCGTGGGTTGGCTCACCCCCAGAGCCTCGGCCAAGCGCACCGAGGACAAACCTTTATCCGACTGCAGCATCAGCCACATGCCCTTCAGCCAGACACGCAAAGGAAGCTTTGTGGAATGCAGAGGCGTGTGGGTCGTCACCGTGAACTGGAACCGGCAATCGCCGCTGGAGCATTGATAGAGACCCGGACGCGCACGCCGCTTGCCGGTATCGCGCCCGGCTATCGCGATCGAACGTTTGTAACCACAGGCAGGGCAAACTCTCCCAGCCGGCCACACCATGCTTTCCAGCAACCTCCGACACTGCTCCTCATCGCGAAAGGCCACGATCATATCTTCCGCGGTCCGAATGTTGGTAAGCGCTGCAAGCATCGTTTCCGACATTCTCATCTCCCTCGGATCATGCCCGAAGAATCGCATGGTAACCCTTGGATAGCAAGCCTATTGCTGTCTTTGGTTGATAAAGGCCGCGTGTGACTAGGAACAGTTCTTGTTCTGACCCCATATACGATGTGCTGGTGGCCTCTTTGTCCTTTTCTTTCAGGACCTGAACGGTCGTCTCGTCGCCATGGATGAGGGGTTGCAACCTGAGCCTCAGTTTCAGCGCGTGATAGATGCGATGCAGATGCTTCTCGCTCGAACCGATCACCCAGTGACCGAGAGCACCACGGCTGACAGGAACACCGGCCCGTTCGAAGGTCTGCGCCACTCGGTAGAGCGGTGTGCCGTCGACGTATTTGTGAACGAGTGCGAAGGCCAGCGTCGAGGCCGTGGCAATGCTGCCCGGCAGGGGCTGCGTTGGCATCGGTGCGATCACGACAGGCGTGTTGATCCCGGTGCGGTCGCAAAGGCGGCAAGCATACTTGAACCGCACATTCTGCAAGACCTTTGCCTTGACCTCGATATGAAGCTGCTCGGTAACGGCCTCACCCATGCGATGCATCTGGTGACGGCAGCAAGGACAAGCCTTCTGATCGTCGGCAAGGTCATACTCGACGCGCTCGCGCGGCAGGTTCTGCGGAAGTGGTCTGCGGCCACGCTTCTGACCCGTGATGCTTTCGACAGGTGGCAGACCTGTGTCCGGAATGTCGATGAGCTCGCTCTCGTGGCTGTCCGCTCCATCCTCGTCCGCACCCTCTTCGGCTTCGTTGAAGATGCGATCAACGTGCTTTTCGCTGCGCGGCGCAAAGCGATGGAGCCGCGCAAGCGCCAGCTCTTCTTCCAACTTGACGACCCGCTGCGAGAGCGCTTCCTTCTCGGTTTTAAGCGCGGCGATTTCGGCAGCATTTGCCGCCAACTGCGCCATCAGCTCTGCAACATCAGGTTCGCCGGTTCGAGTCATCGTAGTTTTGAATCTGAACCGCCACCCCGCGTCAACCGCAGAGTTCGCCGCCTCAGCCCGCGACCTGGTATTGCCGCACCGGGTGGCGGACCATCGCATCGATATCGATGCCGTCGAGTATCCAATGCAGCTGCTCGGTTGAAAGCGTGACCACCGGCACCTCACGGCGGGGCCATCGGAACTTGTCCTCTGTCAACCGCTTCAGGATCAGCACAAAGCCCGATCGGTCGAAGAACAAGAGCTTCATCCGGTCACGACGGCGATTGCAGAAGGCAAAAACCGCTGGAGCAAACGGATCGAGCGCCATCGTCTCCTGGACCAGAACCGCAAGGCGGTTGATGCCAGCCCGAAAGTCGATCGGTTCGCGATGCAGGTAGACCTTGATATCAGCGCTCAGTCTGAACATGACCCAACGCTCCGATGATTGCCGTCAATGCATCCACGTCACCGCATTCCAGCGTTAGCTTCACGCCGTTCGGCAGTGACGCGCTCACCTTCGCTGGAGAGGACAGCGGGCCGATCCTCTCTGCCTTCGGCGGCAGCTCTTCACCATCCGTGGCAGGCATCTCCAACGCGAACTCGCTGCTCGCCGCGGTGATCTGAACCGGAAGAAACGCCGATGTCGAAGACGGCGGGAATGGAGGGGCCTGGGTGTGTTTCCTTATCCATTTCCAAACGAGGTTCGCGTTGACCCCGTGTTCGAGCGCAAGTTTCGATACTGATGCGCCAGGTTCAAGGCAGGCCGCAATAAGACGGTCTTTCGATGCCCGATCGAACCGGCGTCGTCCATTCCGACCAACGAGCCGCACGACAAGTTTTTGACCTTCTTCCATCATTTGGTGTCCACCTCTTTTAGGTGGACACCTCATGCCAAAGCTCACTCAATCACAGAAGGTGCGGGGAAATTCGCGCTTACAGCCGAGATTGTCCATCACGAGGATGTCGCCGGGCTTCAGCTCCGGCGCCAGCATTTTTCGACATAGACAAGGTGCGTTGATCGGCCCGTCGATGACCCATGGCGCGCTGACGCGATCGACACGCAGGGTGGCAATGAACGTCATGGGGTTCCACTGCGCGGCGCCCAGCCTCGCAGCGGTGCCATGTTCGTCTTCGTCCAGGTCTCGTCGATGAAGACGAGGCGGGCCGGATCGATGCGATGGCGATGCTTCAGCCAGCGGCTGCGTCGGGCGGCGACATCGGGGCGGTCGCGCTCGCTGGCGACCAACGTCTTTTTTTATAACTCAGCCCTTCCTCATGCACGAAGATCCAGACGGAGCGGTAGTCGACCTGCAGGCCCCGCTCCGCCAATTCCGCGACCAGCCCGCGCCAGGTGAACGCCTGCGCACGGCAGCGCTCGATCAGCCAGACCCGATGCTCACCGGCGATCGCCCGCGGCTTGTGCCCGCCCATCTGGCCGGGGGCGGCGCTG contains these protein-coding regions:
- a CDS encoding Gfo/Idh/MocA family protein; protein product: MVFTGKCDLRSPLLGRRLRLGFIGGGKGGLVGRWHFAGARLSNHWEIVAGALSSDPENAHASAAEWMIAPDRSYSDWNAMATAEAARDDGIEAVSIVTPNWTHHRIATAFLKAGIDVILDKPMTTTVSDARELVELQRATDRLVIMTYPYAHHAMVRQAKHMIRNGAVGTVRQAHVEYVQEWATAPFPSDAKGAMWRQDPEKVGRASATGDIGTHAYHLLHTMTGQDIARLRAEFHTCGAVKAMEDTAYVTFRLENGAPGILWVTQAAPGQYCGLRIRVWGDRGGLEWDQEKPEVLRYVPLGEQEQIFVRGHGSGIVPEAERLIHLPRGHGEALVDAWANLYAEAGVAVAARRAGYALPKDSVELSGAEDGLKGMLFIDACADSHESGGSWVSISGESIPNFC
- a CDS encoding IS1595 family transposase — protein: MSETMLAALTNIRTAEDMIVAFRDEEQCRRLLESMVWPAGRVCPACGYKRSIAIAGRDTGKRRARPGLYQCSSGDCRFQFTVTTHTPLHSTKLPLRVWLKGMWLMLQSDKGLSSVRLAEALGVSQPTAWRMGHALRLMAAREHMLDGTVEIDHFHLGGRPRINPDDPPPGRGRKGLPNTQKTPVMVMVQRPDDVTPGTPAGDARAAVVTGLSLRAAARAVETQIEPHACLMSDEATAFIALGENYARHDTVKHSSREYVRDAVHVNSVEGFNSRVRRTIAGVFHHISPQHADLYFHEIGFRWSQRIVTGQAVRKSRNGRERMKTLWSRVPPALQLLQVFRAATGRQMRRSPDGGIIVKSAVAVFG
- the tnpB gene encoding IS66 family insertion sequence element accessory protein TnpB (TnpB, as the term is used for proteins encoded by IS66 family insertion elements, is considered an accessory protein, since TnpC, encoded by a neighboring gene, is a DDE family transposase.), producing MFRLSADIKVYLHREPIDFRAGINRLAVLVQETMALDPFAPAVFAFCNRRRDRMKLLFFDRSGFVLILKRLTEDKFRWPRREVPVVTLSTEQLHWILDGIDIDAMVRHPVRQYQVAG
- the tnpA gene encoding IS66-like element accessory protein TnpA, with translation MMEEGQKLVVRLVGRNGRRRFDRASKDRLIAACLEPGASVSKLALEHGVNANLVWKWIRKHTQAPPFPPSSTSAFLPVQITAASSEFALEMPATDGEELPPKAERIGPLSSPAKVSASLPNGVKLTLECGDVDALTAIIGALGHVQTER